The following proteins are encoded in a genomic region of Mycobacterium sp. 155:
- a CDS encoding DUF402 domain-containing protein, producing MHPPKHETFDLVARTNTDPKGIVRAVDVYAVEPWGLYLARPTPGRAQFHYLQSWLLPPLGLRVTIFHFNSGYERDQDFYLDVGLYTPGETAWYSEDHYLDLVLRTEIGVELCDVDELVTAVRHGLLSPEKGEQAIQTAAAAIDGLARHDYDLDRWLAGNGMALTWRTL from the coding sequence ATTCACCCGCCCAAGCACGAGACATTCGACCTGGTCGCCCGCACGAACACCGACCCCAAAGGGATTGTGCGGGCGGTCGACGTATACGCAGTCGAACCGTGGGGTCTGTACCTAGCGCGGCCGACCCCGGGGCGAGCCCAATTCCATTACCTTCAGTCGTGGCTGCTGCCGCCTCTGGGGCTGCGTGTGACGATCTTCCATTTCAACTCCGGTTACGAGCGCGACCAGGATTTCTACCTCGACGTCGGCCTGTACACGCCGGGCGAGACCGCATGGTATTCGGAGGACCACTACCTCGACCTGGTCCTGCGCACCGAGATCGGCGTCGAATTGTGCGACGTGGACGAACTGGTGACAGCGGTGCGCCACGGTCTACTCAGCCCCGAGAAGGGCGAGCAGGCGATCCAGACCGCCGCGGCTGCGATCGACGGGTTGGCCCGCCACGACTACGACCTCGACCGGTGGCTTGCCGGCAACGGCATGGCCCTCACGTGGCGGACCTTGTAA
- a CDS encoding threonine/serine exporter ThrE family protein yields MTESLANDQVSFVARLGAAMGAANYPVTLVRQMVQRSSAAYGVPNDFVAFPNYVQVVGPATESGTVVKSAYLTSELRFDQIFPLARLVSDAMAGRVQPADGESRLDRILAMRSRYPGWVSVLGYGVQSAGLALVLEPTLVNLAAAAVLGLMVGLFCAAGRRVAMLQHMVPTISAFAVSIICMTGAHHLGYDHVSLRALIPPLAMFLPGAAITMAVVELTARDVISGSSRLIAGFMQIAQLAFGILIATQVLGADGSQLSPEPINKIGAWAPWAGVAVYAVGVMLFLAPPLWFLPWLAVIVYTAFTAQFIGDLVLGSYASGFCGGLVLTVSALVISRRRSAPPAITLILPGFWLLVPGSMGLIGVTELFGAEGDSAFPATVISMISVALGLQAGLVIWELAKRSTLRRSPRPSPPDATDPAAG; encoded by the coding sequence ATGACAGAGTCGCTCGCCAACGATCAGGTTAGTTTCGTCGCTCGGCTGGGCGCGGCGATGGGCGCCGCGAACTATCCGGTCACCCTGGTCCGACAGATGGTGCAGCGCTCGTCAGCCGCTTACGGCGTGCCCAACGATTTCGTCGCCTTTCCCAACTATGTGCAGGTGGTGGGGCCGGCAACCGAGTCCGGAACGGTGGTCAAATCGGCGTACCTAACCAGTGAGCTGCGATTCGACCAGATTTTCCCGCTGGCACGATTGGTGTCCGACGCGATGGCGGGCCGTGTCCAGCCCGCGGACGGCGAGAGCCGCCTGGACCGCATCCTCGCGATGCGTAGCCGGTATCCCGGCTGGGTCTCGGTGCTGGGGTACGGCGTGCAGAGCGCCGGGCTTGCCCTGGTGCTGGAACCGACGCTGGTGAACCTTGCCGCGGCCGCGGTGCTCGGCTTGATGGTCGGCCTGTTCTGCGCGGCGGGGCGACGTGTCGCGATGCTGCAGCACATGGTCCCCACCATCAGCGCGTTCGCGGTGTCGATAATCTGCATGACCGGTGCCCACCACCTGGGATACGACCACGTGAGCCTGCGGGCGCTGATCCCACCGCTGGCGATGTTCCTGCCGGGTGCCGCGATCACCATGGCAGTCGTCGAGTTGACGGCCCGCGACGTCATCTCCGGGTCGAGCCGACTGATAGCGGGCTTCATGCAGATCGCGCAATTGGCGTTCGGGATCCTGATCGCCACTCAAGTGCTCGGTGCGGACGGCAGCCAGCTCAGCCCCGAACCCATCAACAAGATCGGAGCGTGGGCGCCGTGGGCTGGCGTCGCGGTGTACGCCGTCGGCGTGATGCTGTTCTTGGCACCCCCATTGTGGTTTTTGCCGTGGCTGGCCGTGATCGTCTATACGGCGTTCACCGCCCAGTTCATCGGGGATCTGGTGTTGGGCAGTTACGCCAGCGGCTTCTGCGGTGGTCTCGTGCTGACCGTGTCAGCGCTCGTCATCTCCCGGCGCCGGAGCGCACCACCCGCGATCACCCTCATCCTGCCCGGGTTCTGGCTGCTGGTGCCGGGTTCGATGGGCCTGATCGGGGTGACCGAGTTGTTCGGAGCGGAAGGCGACTCGGCGTTCCCCGCTACCGTCATCTCAATGATCTCGGTGGCACTCGGTCTGCAGGCGGGGCTGGTGATCTGGGAACTGGCCAAGCGCAGCACGTTGCGGCGCTCACCCAGGCCCAGCCCGCCCGACGCGACGGACCCTGCTGCGGGGTAA
- the polA gene encoding DNA polymerase I, which yields MLLDGNSLAFRAFYALPAENFKTQGGLTTNAVYGFTAMLINLLRDEQPSHVAAAFDVSRKTFRKDKYPEYKEGRSATPDEFRGQIDITKEVLNALGITVLSEEGFEADDIIATLATQAQDAGYRILVVTGDRDSLQLVSDDVTVLYPVRGVSELTRFTPDAVVAKYGLTPTQYPDFAALRGDPSDNLPGIPGVGEKTATKWILEHGSLQSLVDNVDTIKGKVGDALRANLSSVVLNRELTELVKNVPLAQTPDTLRMLPWDRDHIHRLFDDLEFRVLRDRLFDTLSSADPEVEAGFEVRGGVLAPGELAAWLAEHSNGRRFGLAVVGTHRAFDSDATALAIAAADGEGCYLDTATLTPDDEAALASWLADPGPPKALHEAKLAMHDLAGRSWNLAGVTSDTALAAYLVRPGQRSFALDDLSLRYLKRELRAEDTGQQQLSLLDDTEGVDEHAVQTLLLRASAVGDLADALDEELARIDSSSLLGRMELPVQRVLAEMEHTGIAVDSERLKELQSDFADQIRDAAEAAYAVIGKQINLGSPKQLQVVLFDELEMPKTKRTKTGYTTDADALQSLFDKTGHPFLQHMLTHRDATRLKVTVDGLLNSVASDGRIHTTFNQTIAATGRLSSTEPNLQNIPIRTEAGRRIRDAFVVGDGYAELMTADYSQIEMRIMAHLSGDEGLIEAFNTGEDLHSFVASRAFDVPIDEVTPELRRRVKAMSYGLAYGLSAYGLASQLKISTEEAKVQMEQYFARFGGIRDYLRDVVDQARKDGYTSTVFGRRRYLPELDSSNRNVREAAERAALNAPIQGSAADIIKVAMINVDKAIKSAGLTSRILLQVHDELLFEVVEGERDTLEALVREHMGDAYPLDVPLEVSVGYGRTWDAAAH from the coding sequence ATGCTCCTTGACGGCAACTCGCTGGCGTTCCGCGCCTTTTACGCGCTGCCCGCGGAAAACTTCAAGACACAGGGCGGGCTCACCACCAACGCGGTGTACGGCTTCACCGCAATGCTGATCAATCTGCTGCGCGATGAGCAGCCCAGCCACGTTGCCGCTGCGTTCGACGTGTCCCGCAAGACATTCCGTAAAGACAAGTATCCGGAGTACAAGGAGGGGCGTTCGGCCACACCCGACGAATTCCGGGGCCAGATCGACATCACCAAAGAGGTACTGAACGCGCTCGGCATCACAGTGCTCTCCGAGGAGGGCTTCGAGGCCGACGACATCATCGCCACCCTTGCCACGCAGGCGCAGGATGCCGGATATCGGATACTGGTCGTCACCGGCGATCGGGACTCGCTGCAGTTGGTCAGCGATGACGTCACGGTGCTGTACCCGGTCAGGGGCGTCAGCGAGCTCACCCGGTTCACCCCCGACGCCGTCGTCGCCAAATACGGGCTCACGCCCACCCAATACCCTGACTTCGCCGCGCTGCGCGGTGACCCGAGTGACAACCTGCCCGGTATACCGGGCGTGGGGGAGAAGACGGCCACCAAGTGGATCCTTGAGCACGGCTCGCTGCAGAGCCTCGTCGACAACGTCGACACGATCAAGGGCAAGGTCGGGGATGCGTTGCGCGCCAATCTCTCCAGCGTCGTTCTCAACCGCGAGCTGACCGAGCTGGTCAAGAATGTGCCGCTGGCACAGACGCCCGACACGCTGCGGATGCTGCCGTGGGACCGCGACCACATTCACCGGCTGTTCGACGACCTGGAGTTCCGGGTCCTGCGCGACCGGCTGTTCGACACCCTCAGCTCCGCTGACCCCGAGGTCGAGGCCGGCTTCGAGGTACGCGGCGGTGTGCTCGCGCCCGGTGAGTTGGCGGCCTGGTTGGCCGAGCACAGCAACGGCCGTCGTTTCGGGTTGGCGGTGGTGGGCACCCACCGAGCTTTCGACTCCGACGCCACTGCGTTGGCTATCGCCGCGGCCGACGGTGAGGGCTGCTACCTCGATACCGCGACACTGACCCCTGATGACGAGGCGGCGCTTGCGTCGTGGCTGGCCGATCCAGGACCGCCGAAGGCACTGCACGAAGCCAAGCTCGCCATGCACGACCTGGCCGGGCGTAGCTGGAATCTGGCGGGGGTGACTTCCGACACCGCGCTTGCGGCCTACCTGGTACGGCCCGGGCAGCGTAGCTTCGCACTCGACGACCTGTCCCTGCGCTATCTCAAACGTGAATTGCGCGCCGAAGACACAGGGCAGCAACAGCTTTCGCTGCTCGATGACACCGAGGGAGTCGACGAGCACGCCGTCCAGACGTTGCTCTTGCGCGCCTCGGCGGTCGGTGACCTCGCCGACGCGCTCGACGAGGAGCTCGCGCGGATCGACTCGTCGTCACTGCTGGGGCGCATGGAGCTGCCCGTGCAACGGGTGCTCGCCGAGATGGAGCACACGGGGATCGCGGTCGACAGTGAGCGGCTCAAGGAACTGCAGAGTGACTTCGCCGATCAGATCCGCGACGCCGCCGAGGCCGCGTACGCGGTCATCGGCAAGCAAATCAACCTCGGCTCGCCCAAACAGCTGCAGGTCGTGCTGTTCGACGAGCTGGAGATGCCGAAGACCAAACGCACCAAGACCGGCTACACCACCGACGCCGACGCGTTGCAGTCGTTGTTCGACAAGACCGGGCACCCGTTCCTGCAGCACATGCTCACCCACCGCGACGCCACCCGGCTCAAGGTGACCGTCGACGGCCTGCTGAACTCGGTGGCCTCCGACGGGCGCATTCACACCACGTTCAACCAGACCATCGCCGCGACCGGCCGGCTCTCGTCGACCGAGCCCAACCTGCAGAACATCCCGATCCGCACCGAAGCGGGTCGGCGCATCCGAGACGCGTTCGTGGTAGGCGACGGTTACGCCGAGCTCATGACGGCCGACTACAGCCAGATCGAGATGCGCATCATGGCCCACCTCTCCGGCGACGAGGGCCTGATCGAAGCGTTCAACACCGGGGAAGACCTGCATTCGTTCGTGGCGTCCCGTGCGTTCGACGTACCGATCGACGAGGTGACGCCCGAGCTGCGGCGACGGGTCAAGGCGATGTCCTACGGGCTGGCCTACGGTCTGAGCGCCTACGGCCTGGCCAGCCAGCTCAAGATCTCCACCGAAGAGGCGAAGGTGCAGATGGAGCAGTACTTCGCCCGGTTCGGCGGCATCCGCGACTATCTCCGCGACGTCGTCGACCAGGCCCGCAAGGACGGCTACACCTCGACGGTGTTCGGGCGCCGACGCTATCTGCCCGAGCTCGACAGCAGCAACCGCAATGTCCGCGAGGCCGCCGAGCGGGCCGCGCTCAATGCGCCGATCCAGGGCAGTGCGGCCGACATCATCAAGGTCGCGATGATCAACGTCGACAAGGCCATCAAATCGGCCGGTCTGACATCACGCATACTGCTGCAGGTGCACGACGAACTACTGTTCGAGGTCGTCGAGGGGGAGCGGGACACACTCGAGGCGCTGGTGCGTGAGCACATGGGCGATGCCTACCCCTTGGACGTTCCGCTAGAGGTGTCGGTCGGATACGGCCGGACCTGGGATGCGGCAGCCCACTAG
- the rpsA gene encoding 30S ribosomal protein S1 gives MPSPSVTSPQVAVNDIGSAEDFLAAIDKTIKYFNDGDIVEGTIVKVDRDEVLLDIGYKTEGVIPSRELSIKHDVDPNEVVSVGDEVEALVLTKEDKEGRLILSKKRAQYERAWGTIEELKDKDEAVKGTVIEVVKGGLILDIGLRGFLPASLVEMRRVRDLQPYIGKEIEAKIIELDKNRNNVVLSRRAWLEQTQSEVRSEFLNQLTKGAIRKGVVSSIVNFGAFVDLGGVDGLVHVSELSWKHIDHPSEVVQVGDEVTVEVLDVDMDRERVSLSLKATQEDPWRHFARTHAIGQIVPGKVTKLVPFGAFVRVEEGIEGLVHISELSERHVEVPDQVVAVGDDAMVKVIDIDLERRRISLSLKQANEDYTEEFDPSKYGMADSYDDQGNYIFPEGFDAESNEWLEGFEKQRDEWEARYAEAERRHKMHTTQMEKFAAAEAEAASAPPANSSSRSEESTGGTLASDAQLAALREKLAGNA, from the coding sequence ATGCCAAGTCCCTCCGTCACCTCGCCGCAAGTAGCCGTCAACGACATCGGCTCGGCTGAGGATTTTCTCGCCGCCATCGACAAGACCATCAAATACTTCAACGATGGCGACATCGTCGAAGGGACCATCGTCAAGGTGGACCGCGACGAGGTCCTGCTCGACATCGGCTACAAGACCGAAGGTGTCATTCCTTCCCGCGAACTCTCCATCAAGCACGACGTCGACCCCAACGAGGTCGTTTCCGTGGGCGATGAGGTCGAGGCACTCGTTCTCACCAAGGAGGACAAGGAAGGTCGCCTGATCCTGTCCAAGAAGCGCGCTCAGTACGAGCGTGCCTGGGGCACCATCGAGGAGCTCAAGGACAAGGACGAGGCCGTCAAGGGCACCGTCATCGAGGTCGTCAAGGGTGGCCTGATCCTCGACATCGGCCTGCGCGGCTTCCTGCCCGCATCGCTGGTCGAGATGCGTCGGGTCCGCGATCTGCAGCCGTACATCGGCAAGGAGATCGAGGCCAAGATCATCGAGCTGGACAAGAACCGCAACAACGTGGTGCTGAGCCGCCGCGCCTGGCTGGAGCAGACCCAGTCCGAGGTGCGCAGCGAGTTCCTCAACCAGCTCACCAAGGGCGCCATCCGCAAGGGTGTGGTCTCTTCGATCGTCAACTTCGGCGCGTTCGTCGATCTGGGCGGCGTGGACGGCCTGGTGCACGTCTCCGAGCTGTCCTGGAAGCACATCGATCACCCGTCCGAGGTGGTTCAGGTGGGCGACGAGGTCACCGTCGAGGTGCTCGACGTCGACATGGACCGCGAGCGGGTTTCGTTGTCGCTCAAGGCGACTCAGGAAGACCCGTGGCGTCACTTCGCCCGTACCCACGCGATCGGGCAGATCGTGCCGGGCAAGGTCACCAAGCTGGTGCCGTTCGGTGCATTCGTCCGCGTCGAGGAGGGCATCGAGGGTCTGGTGCACATCTCGGAGCTGTCCGAGCGCCACGTCGAGGTCCCCGACCAGGTGGTTGCCGTCGGCGACGACGCGATGGTCAAGGTCATCGACATCGACCTGGAGCGGCGTCGCATTTCGTTGAGCCTCAAGCAGGCCAACGAGGACTACACCGAGGAGTTCGACCCGTCGAAGTACGGCATGGCCGACAGCTACGACGATCAGGGCAACTACATCTTCCCCGAGGGCTTCGACGCCGAGAGCAACGAATGGCTCGAGGGCTTCGAGAAGCAGCGTGACGAATGGGAGGCCCGGTACGCCGAGGCCGAACGTCGCCACAAGATGCACACCACCCAGATGGAGAAGTTTGCGGCTGCGGAGGCTGAGGCTGCCAGTGCCCCGCCGGCCAACAGTTCTTCGCGTTCGGAGGAGTCGACCGGCGGAACGCTGGCCAGCGATGCCCAGCTCGCCGCACTGCGCGAGAAGCTCGCGGGTAACGCCTGA
- the uvrB gene encoding excinuclease ABC subunit UvrB yields the protein MAFATEHPVLAYSEYRAVDEIVRTGGRFEVVSEYAPAGDQPAAIDELQRRIEEGERDVVLLGATGTGKSATTAWLIERLQRPTLVMAPNKTLAAQLANELREMLPHNAVEYFVSYYDYYQPEAYIAQTDTYIEKDSSINDDVERLRHSATSSLLSRRDVVVVASVSCIYGLGTPQSYLDRSVELNVGDEVPRDGLLRLLVDVQYNRNDMAFTRGTFRVRGDTVEIIPSYEELAVRIEFFGDEIEALYYLHPLTGDIVRQVDSLRIFPATHYVAGPERMARAISTIEEELEERLSDLERQGKLLEAQRLRMRTNYDVEMMKQVGFCSGIENYSRHIDGRPAGSAPACLLDYFPEDFLLVIDESHVTVPQIGGMYEGDMSRKRNLVDFGFRLPSAVDNRPLTWEEFASRIGQTVYLSATPGPYEIGQAGGEFVEQVIRPTGLVDPQVVVKPTKGQIDDLIGEIRIRTERDERVLVTTLTKKMAEDLTDYLLELGIRVRYLHSEVDTLRRVELLRQLRLGEYDVLVGINLLREGLDLPEVSLVAILDADKEGFLRSTRSLIQTIGRAARNVSGEVHMYADKITDSMREAIDETERRRAKQIAYNEANGIDPKPLRKKIADILDQVYREADDTEAVEVGGSGRNASRGRRAQGAPGRAVSAGIVEGRDTSNMPRAELADLIKDLTEQMMTAARDLQFELAARIRDEVADLKKELRGMDAAGLK from the coding sequence ATGGCCTTCGCGACCGAACATCCCGTGCTTGCTTACTCGGAGTATCGCGCTGTCGACGAGATCGTTCGCACCGGCGGCCGGTTCGAGGTGGTCAGTGAGTACGCCCCGGCCGGCGACCAGCCTGCCGCCATCGACGAGCTGCAACGGAGGATCGAAGAGGGTGAGCGCGACGTGGTGCTGCTCGGTGCCACCGGTACGGGCAAGTCGGCCACCACGGCGTGGCTGATCGAGCGGTTGCAGCGGCCGACGCTGGTGATGGCGCCCAACAAGACGCTCGCCGCGCAGCTTGCCAATGAGCTTCGGGAGATGTTGCCGCACAACGCGGTTGAATACTTCGTCTCGTACTACGACTACTACCAGCCCGAGGCGTACATCGCCCAGACCGACACCTACATCGAGAAGGACAGCTCGATCAACGACGATGTCGAGCGGCTGCGGCATTCGGCGACGTCCAGCCTGCTGTCGCGGCGCGACGTCGTCGTGGTCGCCTCGGTGTCTTGCATCTACGGCCTCGGCACGCCGCAGTCCTACCTGGACCGTTCTGTCGAGCTGAACGTCGGCGACGAGGTACCTCGCGACGGTCTGCTGCGATTGCTGGTCGACGTCCAGTACAACCGCAACGACATGGCATTCACTCGGGGAACGTTCCGGGTGCGCGGCGACACCGTCGAGATCATCCCGTCGTACGAAGAGTTGGCGGTACGTATCGAATTTTTCGGCGACGAGATCGAGGCGCTGTACTACCTGCACCCGCTCACCGGCGACATCGTCCGCCAGGTCGATTCGCTGAGGATCTTCCCGGCCACCCACTACGTGGCCGGGCCCGAGCGCATGGCCCGTGCCATCTCCACCATCGAGGAGGAACTGGAAGAGCGGCTGTCCGATCTGGAGCGTCAGGGCAAACTGCTGGAGGCCCAGCGGCTGCGGATGCGTACTAACTATGACGTCGAGATGATGAAGCAGGTCGGCTTCTGCTCAGGTATCGAGAACTACTCGCGCCACATCGATGGACGCCCGGCAGGTTCCGCTCCCGCCTGCCTGCTCGACTACTTCCCCGAGGATTTCCTGCTGGTCATCGATGAGTCCCACGTCACGGTCCCGCAGATCGGCGGTATGTACGAGGGCGACATGTCCCGCAAGCGGAACCTGGTCGACTTCGGGTTCCGGCTCCCGTCCGCTGTCGACAACCGGCCGTTGACCTGGGAGGAGTTCGCGAGCCGGATCGGCCAGACCGTCTATCTGTCGGCCACGCCCGGTCCGTACGAGATCGGCCAGGCCGGCGGCGAGTTCGTCGAGCAGGTCATCCGCCCGACCGGGTTGGTGGATCCGCAGGTTGTGGTCAAGCCCACCAAGGGGCAGATCGATGACCTGATCGGGGAGATTCGCATCCGCACCGAACGTGACGAGCGCGTGTTGGTGACGACCCTGACCAAGAAGATGGCCGAAGACCTCACCGACTATCTGCTGGAACTCGGCATCCGGGTGCGCTACCTGCACTCCGAGGTTGACACGCTGCGTCGCGTGGAGCTGCTGCGGCAATTGCGGTTGGGTGAGTACGACGTGCTGGTCGGCATCAACCTGCTCCGTGAGGGCTTGGACCTCCCAGAGGTGTCGCTGGTGGCGATTCTCGACGCCGACAAGGAGGGGTTCCTGCGGTCGACCCGCAGCTTGATCCAGACCATCGGTCGCGCGGCCCGCAACGTGTCCGGCGAGGTGCACATGTACGCCGACAAGATCACGGACTCGATGCGCGAGGCCATCGACGAGACCGAGCGGCGCCGCGCCAAGCAGATCGCTTACAACGAGGCCAATGGCATCGACCCGAAGCCGTTGCGGAAGAAGATCGCCGACATCCTTGATCAGGTCTACCGCGAGGCCGACGACACTGAGGCGGTGGAGGTCGGTGGCTCCGGGCGCAACGCCTCGCGCGGGCGTCGCGCGCAGGGCGCACCGGGCCGGGCTGTCAGTGCGGGCATCGTCGAGGGTCGTGACACCTCCAACATGCCGCGCGCTGAATTGGCCGATCTCATCAAGGATTTGACCGAGCAGATGATGACTGCTGCGCGAG
- the coaE gene encoding dephospho-CoA kinase — MLRIGLTGGIGAGKSTVSATFADLGGIVVDGDVIAREVVEPGTEGLTKLVDAFGDGILLPDGALNRPALAALAFSDDEKRAMLNGIVHPLVAHRRSELVAAAAEDAVIVEDIPLLVESQMAPLFPLVVIVNADVETRVKRLIAYRGFSEEDARARVAAQATEAQRRAVADVWLDNSGSAGALVEQARGLWHERILPFAHNLQARQPIQVPPKVVPYDASWPDQALRIIARLNTACGHRAVRIDHIGSTAVPGMDAKDVIDIQITVASLDIAVELDGPLLSAGYPLVPAITHDNPHAGPHSGGPALWHKRFHASADPGRPTNVHVRVDGNPNQRFALLFRDWLAANPGVQPEYREIKRAALAAPDYAAAKEPWFLDAYRRAWLWADSTGWRP, encoded by the coding sequence GTGCTTCGCATCGGGTTGACCGGCGGGATCGGCGCTGGGAAGTCAACGGTCTCGGCGACATTCGCAGACCTCGGCGGCATCGTCGTCGACGGCGATGTCATCGCCCGAGAGGTGGTCGAGCCCGGGACCGAGGGGCTGACCAAGCTGGTCGACGCGTTCGGTGACGGCATCCTGCTGCCGGACGGCGCGCTGAACCGGCCCGCGTTGGCGGCGCTGGCCTTCAGTGACGACGAGAAGCGCGCAATGCTGAACGGGATCGTGCATCCACTGGTGGCGCACCGGCGTTCGGAGCTCGTCGCCGCGGCTGCCGAAGATGCCGTGATCGTCGAGGACATCCCGCTGCTGGTGGAGTCCCAGATGGCACCATTGTTCCCGCTGGTGGTGATTGTCAACGCCGACGTCGAAACGCGGGTCAAGCGACTCATCGCCTACCGCGGTTTCAGCGAGGAGGACGCGCGCGCCCGTGTCGCGGCGCAGGCCACCGAGGCGCAGCGCCGTGCGGTGGCCGACGTCTGGCTGGACAACTCCGGGTCCGCCGGCGCGCTGGTCGAGCAGGCCCGTGGCCTCTGGCACGAGCGCATCTTGCCGTTCGCCCACAATCTGCAGGCCCGTCAACCCATCCAGGTACCGCCCAAGGTCGTACCCTACGACGCGTCATGGCCCGATCAGGCCCTGCGCATCATCGCCCGGCTGAACACGGCCTGCGGGCACCGTGCGGTGCGAATCGATCACATCGGCTCGACGGCAGTGCCCGGTATGGACGCCAAAGACGTCATCGACATCCAGATCACAGTGGCGTCCCTAGATATCGCCGTCGAACTCGATGGGCCACTGTTGAGCGCCGGCTATCCGCTGGTCCCGGCGATCACGCACGACAACCCGCACGCGGGGCCGCATTCCGGTGGTCCGGCATTGTGGCACAAGCGTTTTCATGCGTCGGCCGATCCGGGTCGGCCGACGAATGTGCATGTTCGGGTGGACGGAAACCCGAATCAACGGTTCGCGTTGCTGTTTCGGGACTGGCTAGCTGCCAACCCCGGCGTACAGCCTGAGTACCGCGAGATCAAGCGGGCAGCCCTGGCCGCGCCGGACTACGCCGCCGCCAAGGAACCGTGGTTCCTGGATGCCTATCGGCGGGCCTGGCTCTGGGCTGATAGCACCGGCTGGCGGCCTTAG